A window of Coturnix japonica isolate 7356 chromosome 2, Coturnix japonica 2.1, whole genome shotgun sequence contains these coding sequences:
- the HERPUD2 gene encoding homocysteine-responsive endoplasmic reticulum-resident ubiquitin-like domain member 2 protein isoform X1 yields the protein MEQGVVGHPVTLIIKAPNQKYTDQTISCFLDWTVGRLKSHLSDVYPSKPSTKDQRLVYSGRLLPDHLQLKDVLRKQDEYHMVHLVCTSRTPPSSPKPSTSRGGHGASTSSSSSSLDHTGSNTASPTNQEASSTSLNTSADGMRHRNLPQAQSDPIPSHQFPYVMQGNLGNQFPGQAIPAGFPVYPAFSPFQMIWWQQMYARQYYMQYQAAVSAQVTSSTEPVRSAVAQAVNSQRAPANEQHAAVPNVAIQENRPVNPNVQMNAQGGPVVNEEDFNRDWLDWMYTFSRAAILLSIVYFYSSFSRFVMVMGAMLLVYLHQAGWFPFRQEGGQQQAPNNVEGNRDGQNANNPDLEEMERLMDDGIDEDSGEDAGEDANVEQQPGFMASAWSFITTFFTSLIPEGPPQVGN from the exons ATGGAGCAGGGCGTGGTGGGCCACCCGGTGACCCTCATCATCAAGGCGCCCAACCAGAAGTACACCGACCAGACCATCAGCTGCTTTCTGGACTGGACTGTGGGCAGGTTGAAGTCTCACCTTTCCGACGTTTATCCCAGCAAGCCG TCCACAAAGGATCAGAGACTGGTGTATTCTGGCAGACTGCTTCCCGATCACCTGCAGCTGAAAGATGTTCTCAGAAAA CAAGATGAATATCATATGGTTCATCTGGTTTGTACTTCCCGGACACCTCCAAGTTCTCCAAAACCAAGCACCAGTAGAGGTGGTCACGGAGCTTCAACCTCCAGCAGTAGCTCa agttTGGACCATACTGGATCAAATACTGCCTCACCCACAAACCAAGAAGCTTCATCTACGTCTTTGAACACTAGTGCAGATGGAATGAGACATCGTAATCTTCCACAAGCACAGAGCGATCCCATACCAAGCCACCAGTTTCCTTATGTAATGCAGGG CAATTTAGGCAACCAGTTTCCAGGCCAGGCTATTCCTGCTGGATTTCCTGTGTATCCTGCATTCAGTCCCTTTCAGATGATATGGTGGCAACAAATGTATGCACGTCAGTACTACATGCAATA CCAAGCTGCTGTTTCAGCCCAAGTGACATCCAGCACTGAACCAGTGAGATCTGCAGTTGCTCAGGCTGTAAATTCACAACGTGCTCCTGCAAAtgagcagcatgcagcagtGCCCAATGTAGCCATCCAGGAGAACAGGCCTGTGAACCCGAATGTTCAGATGAATGCCCAGGGAGGCCCTGTGGTGAACGAGGAGGACTTCAACCGGGATTGGCTGGACTGGATGTACACATTCTCTAGAGCAGCTATTCTTCTGAGCATTGTATACTTCTATTCTTCCTTCAGCCGGTTTGTCATGGTAATGGGAGCCATGCTACTGGTTTACTT ACACCAGGCTGGATGGTTCCCCTTTAGGCAAGAGGGTGGCCAGCAACAAGCACCCAATAATGTGGAAGGGAACCGTGATGGGCAAAATGCAAATAATCCTGATCTTGAAGAGATG GAACGACTTATGGATGATGGGATTGATGAAGATAGTGGAGAAGATGCGGGGGAAGATGCCAATGTAGAGCAGCAGCCTGGATTCATGGCTTCTGCTTGGTCCTTTATCACAACCTTCTTCACGTCACTCATCCCTGAAGGGCCTCCACAGGTTggcaattaa
- the HERPUD2 gene encoding homocysteine-responsive endoplasmic reticulum-resident ubiquitin-like domain member 2 protein isoform X2 codes for MEQGVVGHPVTLIIKAPNQKYTDQTISCFLDWTVGRLKSHLSDVYPSKPQDEYHMVHLVCTSRTPPSSPKPSTSRGGHGASTSSSSSSLDHTGSNTASPTNQEASSTSLNTSADGMRHRNLPQAQSDPIPSHQFPYVMQGNLGNQFPGQAIPAGFPVYPAFSPFQMIWWQQMYARQYYMQYQAAVSAQVTSSTEPVRSAVAQAVNSQRAPANEQHAAVPNVAIQENRPVNPNVQMNAQGGPVVNEEDFNRDWLDWMYTFSRAAILLSIVYFYSSFSRFVMVMGAMLLVYLHQAGWFPFRQEGGQQQAPNNVEGNRDGQNANNPDLEEMERLMDDGIDEDSGEDAGEDANVEQQPGFMASAWSFITTFFTSLIPEGPPQVGN; via the exons ATGGAGCAGGGCGTGGTGGGCCACCCGGTGACCCTCATCATCAAGGCGCCCAACCAGAAGTACACCGACCAGACCATCAGCTGCTTTCTGGACTGGACTGTGGGCAGGTTGAAGTCTCACCTTTCCGACGTTTATCCCAGCAAGCCG CAAGATGAATATCATATGGTTCATCTGGTTTGTACTTCCCGGACACCTCCAAGTTCTCCAAAACCAAGCACCAGTAGAGGTGGTCACGGAGCTTCAACCTCCAGCAGTAGCTCa agttTGGACCATACTGGATCAAATACTGCCTCACCCACAAACCAAGAAGCTTCATCTACGTCTTTGAACACTAGTGCAGATGGAATGAGACATCGTAATCTTCCACAAGCACAGAGCGATCCCATACCAAGCCACCAGTTTCCTTATGTAATGCAGGG CAATTTAGGCAACCAGTTTCCAGGCCAGGCTATTCCTGCTGGATTTCCTGTGTATCCTGCATTCAGTCCCTTTCAGATGATATGGTGGCAACAAATGTATGCACGTCAGTACTACATGCAATA CCAAGCTGCTGTTTCAGCCCAAGTGACATCCAGCACTGAACCAGTGAGATCTGCAGTTGCTCAGGCTGTAAATTCACAACGTGCTCCTGCAAAtgagcagcatgcagcagtGCCCAATGTAGCCATCCAGGAGAACAGGCCTGTGAACCCGAATGTTCAGATGAATGCCCAGGGAGGCCCTGTGGTGAACGAGGAGGACTTCAACCGGGATTGGCTGGACTGGATGTACACATTCTCTAGAGCAGCTATTCTTCTGAGCATTGTATACTTCTATTCTTCCTTCAGCCGGTTTGTCATGGTAATGGGAGCCATGCTACTGGTTTACTT ACACCAGGCTGGATGGTTCCCCTTTAGGCAAGAGGGTGGCCAGCAACAAGCACCCAATAATGTGGAAGGGAACCGTGATGGGCAAAATGCAAATAATCCTGATCTTGAAGAGATG GAACGACTTATGGATGATGGGATTGATGAAGATAGTGGAGAAGATGCGGGGGAAGATGCCAATGTAGAGCAGCAGCCTGGATTCATGGCTTCTGCTTGGTCCTTTATCACAACCTTCTTCACGTCACTCATCCCTGAAGGGCCTCCACAGGTTggcaattaa